One Candidatus Mikella endobia genomic window carries:
- the lipA gene encoding lipoyl synthase, whose translation MRKSIKIKFNSKDDDTKSKESSTEKNKSLENKKILRKPSWMKIKIPVDLTRIQGIKAIMRKNNLHSVCEEASCPNLAECFNSGTATFMILGTICTRNCPFCDVTHGRPAPYNSHEPEKLAQTIADMNLHYVVITSVNRDDLRDGGAQHFADCISAIRAKNPSIHIEALVPDFRRCMELALDIIHDTPPNIFNHNLENVPRLYRYVRPGADYQRSLKLLERFKAVHPHLPTKSGLMLGLGETKTEILDTMYDLRRNGVTMLTIGQYLQPSINHLSVKRYVSPKEFDEIKQKAFAMGFTHASCGPLVRSSYHANLQYQGIEVK comes from the coding sequence ATGAGAAAATCGATTAAAATAAAATTTAATAGTAAAGATGATGATACTAAATCAAAAGAATCAAGTACTGAAAAAAATAAATCGTTAGAAAATAAAAAAATTTTACGTAAGCCATCTTGGATGAAAATTAAAATTCCTGTTGACTTAACCCGTATTCAGGGTATAAAAGCTATAATGCGTAAAAATAATTTGCACTCAGTATGCGAAGAAGCATCTTGCCCCAATCTTGCTGAATGTTTTAACTCTGGTACTGCTACATTTATGATTTTGGGTACTATTTGCACACGAAATTGCCCATTTTGCGATGTAACACACGGGAGACCAGCACCATATAATTCTCATGAACCTGAAAAGTTAGCGCAAACTATTGCTGATATGAATTTGCACTATGTTGTAATAACTTCTGTAAATCGTGATGACCTGCGAGACGGTGGTGCTCAGCATTTTGCTGATTGTATTAGCGCTATCAGAGCTAAGAATCCTTCAATTCATATCGAAGCTTTGGTTCCTGACTTTCGTCGTTGTATGGAATTAGCATTAGATATAATCCACGATACACCTCCTAATATTTTTAACCACAATTTAGAAAATGTGCCACGTCTTTATCGTTATGTTCGTCCTGGAGCCGATTATCAACGTTCACTAAAATTACTGGAACGTTTTAAAGCAGTTCATCCACATCTACCGACAAAATCGGGATTAATGTTAGGATTAGGAGAAACAAAAACTGAAATTCTTGATACTATGTACGATTTACGTCGTAATGGAGTCACAATGCTTACTATTGGTCAATATCTACAACCTAGCATAAATCACTTATCCGTTAAACGTTATGTAAGTCCTAAGGAATTTGATGAAATCAAACAAAAAGCTTTTGCAATGGGTTTTACTCATGCATCTTGCGGTCCTTTGGTTCGTTCCTCCTATCATGCTAATTTACAATATCAAGGTATAGAAGTAAAATAA
- the fldA gene encoding flavodoxin FldA, with protein sequence MAKIGIFFGSDTGNTANIAQMIQKQLSTNVADIFDIINSRKEDIEQYNRLFFGIPTWYYGEAQCDWDDFFPTLKNIDFSGKLVALFGCGDQEDYAEYFCDAMGTLRNIIEPNGAKFVGRWPTIGYKFEESKGLVDEDHFIGLPIDENRQPELTDERVKIWVKNVCKEMNI encoded by the coding sequence ATGGCAAAGATAGGAATTTTTTTTGGTAGTGATACGGGTAATACTGCTAATATTGCTCAAATGATTCAGAAGCAACTGAGTACTAATGTTGCTGATATTTTTGATATTATTAATAGTCGCAAAGAAGATATAGAACAATATAATCGTTTATTTTTTGGTATACCAACTTGGTATTACGGTGAAGCCCAGTGCGATTGGGATGATTTTTTTCCGACATTAAAAAATATCGATTTTAGCGGTAAGCTTGTGGCTCTATTCGGTTGTGGCGATCAAGAAGATTATGCAGAATATTTCTGTGACGCTATGGGTACTTTACGAAATATTATTGAACCTAATGGTGCCAAATTTGTAGGTCGTTGGCCTACGATAGGTTATAAATTTGAGGAATCTAAAGGACTTGTTGATGAAGATCACTTTATTGGTTTACCTATTGATGAAAACAGACAGCCTGAACTTACCGACGAGCGTGTTAAAATATGGGTAAAAAATGTTTGTAAAGAGATGAATATTTAG